TGACACAGTGTTTGTGTGCTGAATGGAATGGTGGGGACTGGCAGTGACAATGAGAAAAGCTGGCAGCAAGTAACAGTGAGGGTCTGCACTGGTTAGTGGGATGaatccagggctgggctggtaACCCAGTGTAGTTCTGTTTGTTTAACACCTCCTTTCCCCCACCCACCATTGTGGAATTTCGGAATGGGCCTGGGCATCACTTAAATGGACATAGATTTAAAATGTTTGGAGTATGAGCAGCAATGTTGCTGGGTACCATCTGACCATCTGTTCAGTTGGCCTCAATCTGACTATAAATAATCCATTTTACTTGTTTCCtggtttggtgtttgttttgttggtgcTGCGCTCTGTGCTGTGGGATTACTTAAAGGACCAGCTTGCAATAATTGTTCTTCCATAAATGCTGTACAACCCTCTGTCTGTGGTATAATTAAACTGATTTGCACCCAGATTATCAAGCAGAGCAGTTGAGATAGGAATGATCTTCATGTGAGTCAAGAACAGGTCTTCAGTCTGCTTAGGAAAATGAGTCTTATCATGTTTGCGGTGTAGTGTCAGTGTGAATTATGgactttaaaaatagttttagtTACTCTGTAAATTTATTATAAGGTGTCCTATTGTGACAGGTCACGGTCTGAACTGTGTCATCAGGATGCATACAAGGAGATAATGTGATGTGAAAGATCAGCACTGAGTGGCAGCCTTCGCTGATGCTCTTCAGAGAGGTGTCCTCAGGAAAAAAACTGGCACTTCTGCCAGACAATTTCTAACATTTTCCTGGCAGGCTTAAAGGTTCTGTCTGGAAGCCTGTACTGAGCCTGCAGACATCATGAAGCTTATTGTAATTTGAGATGTGtcatatttttattgtgttgcTGTGTTAACTTTGAAACTGGAGAGTGATGATATGATGTTACCTTTAACTTTCACAATGTTGAAAATCACACGGTATGCTAGAAAGCAGGGCTGGTCTGTAATACTGCCTGTCATCTCCTTGTGCATGACCCTGGCAGGCACAGTGTGCAGCATAGAGGGAACATAATGCCCATGTTCCTTTTCAGTCCAACTTTCTAGTGAAGGGCCAGTGTACAGTTTTACAGTGTTGTTCTTACCTTTGTGAATGTTCTTTGTCCTAGGAAGTGTAATGTGTTAATTTGgttacttttatatttttcagctaGTGGAAGTGTTAAAGACACCTTTGTTGGAGCCAGAAATGGACAatacaggcttttaaaaatagtcATTGACAATGGTTAGTcaaattttaatctttttctctgATTCTTGTAGATATTTTCCTAGTTGCTTTAGTGACCTACAAGTGCaattgcttaaaaaagaaaattccgCCAAACTTAATATTGCTAAGGTCTTTCATATACAGAAGGTAAGATCTTAAGATGCTAAGCTTTTTGGTACAATGCTACTGTATTTTTGAATTTGAAGTTTTCTTATAATTTCATAACTGCTGTGCATTTCATATGAGTAGTATGAATGAGCTTACTCTTATCTTCTCACTAAAGaaagtaaggaaaagaaaattcacaCTTGTGTGGTGTTTTGTCACTTTGGTTACTTTCATTAGACAGAGAGCTTCTTGCAGAGCAACTAGTCACTTTAGATGAACTCTAAATATTATTTGCCTTTTATACTGGGATCTGCTGCATGTAGGAAGCTCTGTTAAGCTCTACTAAAGCAGATGCTGAAGTAGGAATCTGACTATATAGAAAGTATCTTCAAAAAATCTAACTTTGTACAAATCTTCAGAGGTAAAAGGGTTTCTTAAATCTCATGTATCtgtataaatacaaaattaataattttttgcAGAACTTGAGTTTGGTCTTTGAAATTCTTGGCAATTGATCAAGGCTGCAAACGTTGCAAGATAGAATgcataattactttttttttttaatagcactgATGGTTGACTGTATAAGACACTTTATGGTTTTGTCCATCGTTCGAAGTACTTCAAATGCCCACCTTgagttttttgttctttgtagatttctttcatttacaGTACACTGAAATACGTGTTAGCTGGACTAACatgtatgtacacatatatacGTTTATTGTTAGGTAACCttctttgtgtttgcttttcttagaAAGTCCTCTGACATTTTGATACTGTTTTCCTTAAGGAAGTAGAAATAGTAATATTATAGGCAGGTCGCTATGGTAAAGTCTCACTAGCACAAAGTAGAAAATGCTGGCAAAGcggtgatttattttttttttcctattaggCAAGGTAAAGCAGTATGCTTTTGTATGTATTCTACTTTGTAATATGAAATGAAGCCTAGAAATGATGCAAATGGAAGACATTtcgtttatttttcctttttgtgtgtCTATATGTGTATGCATTTTGCCTCTATGTAGAAGTGGAATCCAGTCTTTGATCTTATTTTCACAGTTCAGAAAGAAACCTTTAAAACTCCCAGAATACTGGAAGAGGGACAGTTACATCATCTCTCTGCAGGAGCTATCAGCAGCTGCCCTTAGTCAACACAATTGCCAATTTGAGTTCTAGTAATCTGAGTTAGTAAGAGAAGAGGTTTGCTGCTGAGCAATAGAGTTACTTTGATTGAATTTTTCCATCTTAAACCCAGTGAGTATAAAGCCACCTAGAGTTCAGAAGTGGCAAGTACATTCTGAGTAGTCTGGGTGTACAACTTGGCTACTTTGCACTAGTTCAAAGAAGGGCCCAACACCCTCTCCCTGAGATGTTTGTGTTCTGTGACTTAGTGTGATAGAGTGCCTTGCTATAGAGGCATGTGTATACTGTTGTCTGAAGTTTTACAAGTTAGGTTCTAGACTCTCGAAAGATACTTTGTTTATTAGCTATTATGGTGGTTCTCAAACTGTTGTAGGATTTCATTTAAACAaggtatttctgtttcagttgtGGATCCTGCTGTTTATTGGGAAGCTgataaatgttttgaaatacacTATACTGTTACTTTCCCTTGGAAGCGAAGATGTGATTtacaaataagagaaaaatcttGCTGCTACAGCTGTTCACATAATTAAATCTTGTCTGAAGTATTCTATACAGACTTAAGCCAATTATACATAATAAACAACTTCAGTCATTTAAAGAGACCAGTTATGAAGCTGTGTTAGAAAGAGGTTTATCTACTTACATAGTCAAGTTAAAGTGATTAGTGCAAGCATATTAATTCCAAATTCTTTTCACTATATAACTGAGTTATTGATTCCTTACAATGAGTACAAACACTAATATGTTATAGCAAGAGCATCAGTAATTCTAAAATTTAAAAGCTTACTCTCATCTTGTTTCTACTTAAGTATCccaatttaaaaattaactgtgAGAAGAGGGTTTTTACTTCTCTTCTGTGTATATTATGCTAAAACCAGTAGCATCAGTCTTATCCCATCAGATCAAAGAACTTGAAGACAGACAGCCCATTACTTCTCAATTATTTGTATCTGGGTTAAAGTGAGTTAGGGTTTGAACATGCACAGCTTTTTCAGAAATTCATCTGCTTTCATATTGGCTGTTCTTGACTTCCATTCTTGTGGACATCATTATGAAAGATGAAGTGACGGATTGTTTTTTGTAATGCTTATTTTGAAAAACAGCATTAACTATATTGTTGCTAACCTGTAGCTTTGGTTATTGGTTATAGAACAGCTTGTTGTGGGATCCTCTAGGCAGCCAATTGGATCGTGGGAAAAGGATTATGATTCCTTTGTCCTTCCCCTCCTTGAAGACAAGCAACCATGTTATATATTATACAGATTAGATTCTCGGAATGCTCAAGGATATGAATGGATCTTCATTGCATGGTCACCTGATCACTCTCCTGTAAGTAATGTTCATCAGAGATTTCATTCATGTTGTTAATGATTTTTCAACGGTGCCATTTGATCTGAATCCTAGATATGAAGGAAGAGGATTCAAGGAATGAAGCATTCCCCAGCCTTCTCCTAACTTTCCTCCAAGAAAACTGGGAAAGCATCTTTCTTGAAGCTGATTGAGGAGTTCAGTGGGTTTAGAGGGAGTGCAGCTAATCCAGCCTTATTTCTAGTCTTATTAGAAGAGAGAAGACAATGTTTTTGCCCTGTTTGTCTATCTTTCTGTCAGTGTTTCATGAAAATTCatggaaagatgaaagaaagaaagaaggaaggaaagaaatctcAGTGGGTGTTATTATAGAGAGAAAGATTATAGTGTGAGCCCAAGCTGTTCTGTTTGGCTTGCTGGCTGCCCAGCTGGCACTTGTGAATCTGTGGCCTGCCACAGAATATACTGTTAGTCAGTAGTTAGAGAACATAGGAGGGAACTGAGGTTGGAGTTAAGGATTTCTAGGAGAAACTGGGATACGGTGTGCAGGTTCTGGGAATGTGAGataaggaaagacagaaagtaAAGCTTTTCCAATATTCTTACTACTTTCACTAGCAGCTGGGAAATAGTAAGATACCAAGAGTTGGAGTGCACAGAAGAGATTAGGTGGAAGATGTGAGCTATTGTGATGAGGATGGCATGACAGAGAAATAAGGTGAGAAGATGGGACTGTTGAGAGAGCAGTAAGTGACTATGTTAGACACAAACTGATAGGAAGCAAACTTTATTTGATCTTTACCCCTAGGAAATGTAATTTTCCCTCTCCATATTGAACAAAAACTATCTGgagtagcaaaaaaaaaaaaaaaaaccaacccctcCTACTCTTTCTAAAGCTTCAATTTAGTTTTAGAATTACTTTGATAATAATGCATAGTCATCAAGCCTTTCAGAATTTCATAGTATGTATTAGTATTATGATCCAGAACTCATTCCATGGAGTTTATTCTTTATTATGCATTACAACTTCATAATGCAGTTTCAACACTTAAATTATTTGttcaagaaaaatgtttgttgATGGACTTGATACACCAACATGTTAGATATTCTGTGTAcaccaaagaagaaaacccaaaagaacccaaaccaaaccagcactGTTTTGTTATATGCTAGGTTCGTCAAAAAATGTTGTATGCAGCAACCCGAGCAACACTTAAGAAAGAATTTGGAGGTGGTCATATTAAGGATGAAGTATTTGGAACAGTACaggtatgtttttcttttggtagTCAGCAGACTGACTTTAGACACTAAATATAGTAGTAGATGTTACTGGTATGAGTTTGTggtgtttctgctctttttttatttaaggttTCTTTGGGAAATAAGTCTTATATGGTTGTGATGTCTGCCTGTTTGTCAGGAAGACATGAGACAGTCTTTATAGTTGCCAATTTTAAAAAAGTACAAGTTAGAGTtctcaaaaatacaaaattcctTAGCTTTCATGAAAACAGGTGATTACGTAGAGATCCAAATTACCATTacctttttcttcagcaaagaTGGAGAGACTGCAGCAGTTATCTTCTCTTTGGCCTGTTAATTAGTTCATCATATACACAGATCTGAACTAAAGCACCGCCACAACTGACACAGGGAGCTGGTgctgaaggaagaggaggagttgGAGATACGGGGAAGAACAGAGGATACTGTTGTGGGGGAAGAAGCTGAGAAAGAGACATGGGCTGTTATGATGGACACACAAATCCATAAGGATATGAGGCTAACTGCACTGCTCACtgagtaaataattttttatagtCAGCATTAACCTGTGATGGAGGCTTCATTGTCCAAACAAACATGCTAACAAACCTCTCTGGAGAGGCTGAAGTACTCTAGAGAAGTAGGTAACTGATTTGCTAAGAAGGTTTATTGGTAGAGgtcatgttatttttttcttgctcattCAATCAACTGATGTCTCATCACCACTGACACCAAACTATTAGGAGTCTATATAATATGTAGAATTTGTATCTAGCCCTACAACTGGGAGCCCAAGTCTAAGCTTCTGTTTAAATTGTAAGGAAGGAGCATTGCATTTGTCTGTTACTGTTATTTTAGAACGTGCCTGGGGCACTTAAGAGAATAGATTCAATGTAACTCACTTTTTCCAAGGTCGTTATGTTACAGTTGAATATATGTCTATGTTGGTTGGTTTGTATGTCTTTGAAACCTTGTTAATTGTAGCTGGCTTCTAATGTTCATCTGTGtgaaaatcacagctttttCAAGGTATCCAAGTTGCAAATGCTGCTCAGAATCTTTATCAGCATCCAGTGGGTTACTCTATTTCGTTAGGCACATGGATAGTTTAGTTGGCAACCAGCTGTTATCCTGGTGGAACCTGGTTGTGGTTCCATCTGCTACTTCACATGTATTAACCTGTATACCTCTGGGCTCCTGAAACAAGGCATGATGGAATATTGGCACTGGAAATTGTATTTGGGAAGGTCTGTCTCTTCCAGAAGGGGAAGAGCCAAGAAGgagctttctccttctcttcagaACTTGAGCATAAAATCACATTCATATGATTGCATTAAGTTCTGCCCTTTTCTGATCAACCACCTTAGTAGTAAAACTGCAGCAGTATTTGCCTCTGGTATCAACCTCTTTGGAGAAGACCAGGGCTGACACTGAGTATTAATGAATTCAGTAAAGTGCTTGTCAGCTTATCAGAATTCATCACTTCTGTGATGCTGCATCCTAAACTATTGGCAGTTATCATGTGCTTACTCTGTGTTCTAAGGTAGCGTTTCTGTCTCACATTTTTAGGTCAAAAACTACCAATAAGTTACCAGTCTGAACATTCAGATCTTACAAGAAAATAGATTCATTTTTTAGATACTTACTAAATTGTGGCagttctgtggggttttgtccAAGAAGGCTGAATAGCTTCATGCACATTCTTCATTAATGGGAATTTTTGACTGAGCAAAGTAATTGGGGACTGATTGCAGAAATGCTGCCCACAGTATAATTAGGTACAAGAGCAGCCCAGTGGGCCCTGCTGTGCAAGAAGATGAGCTGAACTTGCAGATGCACCTACACTTGCAATCCATTCTGTATGGATTACATACATTCTGTATGGACCACAGCTGTATGGGAGGTAAGGGCTTTTTTTAACACTGCACACATCTGTGAAGAAAACTCTTAGTATCAAAAAATGATTAATTTTGTGCTTTCAGGATGATGTTTCACTGAATggatataaaaaatatttgataTCACAATCCTCCCCTGCACCTCTGACTGCAGCAGAAGAGGAACTTCGACAAATTAAGATTAATGAGGTACCTACAACGTCTTTGAGCGTGGATGGGAAACTGGGTACAGAGTTCCAAACACATTGtaggaaaaaagtctttctaGGGTAAAAAGGGCAGAACAGAAAGTGGACAGTGACAGAAAGTTTGAGTGGATGAGACTATAATTTTTTCCTCAATGAGCTGAGGCTGCATGATGATGGCTGGAGTTGAAGTGACATGATTTTGCTGAATTTGCAGGGCCTAATGCCTGAGTCAGAGGCTTCACAACTGCAGAGATTAATCGTTGCAGCTTTGGCCCTTAACATGTTTATAACATCACCATATTGTGAAGGGTGACTAATGCAGTGGAGGGTGACTAAGCacaggcacaggttgcccagagaggttgtggagtctccatcttgGAAATAGTCAAAAACCATCTGGACAGGGAGCTGGGCAACTGGCTGTACATGGCCCTGGTTGAGCAGAGtggttggacaagatgacctcAGAAGGTTCCAACTTAAACCGTTCTGTGACTGCCCACATGCATTTCCCGTGGTGGCAGAAATTGTagagaaaacataaaagagAAACTGTGCAGTGTTTGATTGTCAGGAGCATTTCAGCAGCCTTATTCCTAGAGGAAACGTACTCAGCTTCCAGCACCAGTGCACTTGTCTTTAAAACTGAGAGGAAGTGAATGGAattccaataaaaataaaatagaaatccaAACCAAGTAGGTAGTCCTTTTAATAGACAGATTTCCTTTTGCTATAAATGCTTTACAGAAAAACCTCTAACAAATGCCTTTAACCAAATGATTTGGTGTTTGTGAGCTAGGTTGTGAACAAAAAGTTTCAGGAGACCTTTTCTCACATTTTCCTTCACTTGATCACTGTTTGTGTTCAGACATGTATTAAAATAGGTCATGTGCTGATCTATGAGCTCTTCAGGCTTGTATTTTACAGCTGTGGTATGTGTGTTTGAAGTATaatttgtttctgcagctggaTACCAGCAAGCCATCTTGTTAAATGCAGCTCTGCATCTTCTCTTACATTTCCACTCTACTGtgcttttgctgcagttttgttgttctttggctttttttttcccccagtggtGTCTTGCTTTTTCCGTGTCTGTTTTCACACAGTGTAGAAATGCGTTCAGCATCACCGCACACTGCATTTTACTTGAAcaacttcaaaaaaaaccccaaacagtaaTGAATGTAAGACTTCTGTGGTATCGAAGATCACTTGTGGTATTAGTATTATGTGCTGTTATGAAActtcagcagcagtagctgCACTTTTCAGAGATACATAAACTATGCTTTGTTTGAAGCATCTTGTAATACATTGACTTATGTCATTTCTGTCTTCATTGTTTCCACCATTATGAAGCCTGTAATTAGACTCGGGAAGCTAAAAGCTTTctgatgtaaaataaaaaagaaaaagttttacgtatatattttctttcattattaccctaagaaatattttactggTTCAGATCAAAGCATCACCTCGTTTGCCGTCATGTCCCTGAGTGAACAACAGCAGAAATCTAGGAAGGGTGTAAAAGCAGGGCAAGGTGGCTATAATCCCTATAATACTCTTCTGTTGCCTCAGCATTTGCAGCTAGGGATCTGCCTGAGCAAGAGATGACATCTTACTATATAATTGTTCTTCATAGGGTTTTCATCCATTACTTAGTCTTGTCTTTTTCTCTAAATCCACATAAAGTTTTTGTTGGCAGTATATTCCACAGTTTGACAAAGTACTATGTAAAGAACCACTGCCTGCTATCTACTAGTTTAGTCTGATATCCCTATGGATTGTTTGgggaaggcaaagaaaagtCATTAAGTCATTCCTGTTTCCTCCTCCCCTTTGATAAAGTCAGCTGTATTCCAGAAAGTCAACTGTATTCCAGGCTGCAGCAAAAGAAGTGTGGTAAGCAGGCTGAGGgatgattctccccctctactgtgctctggtgagacccctcctggagaactgtgtgcagctctggagtcctcagtacaagaaaaacatggccctgttggagagggtccagaggaggccacaaaaatgctgagagagctggagcacctctcctgtgaagacaggccgagagttggggttgttcagcctggagaaggctctggggagaccttactgtAACTTTCCATACTTAAAGGGGGCATATAAAAAAGATGAGAGCAGACTTTTTAGCAGTGCCTGTAGTGCTAGGACATGGCATAATGGTTTTAAGTTAGACAAGGTTAAATTTAGACTAGActtaaggaagaattttttactgtgagggtggtggaaCACTGGAACATGTTGCCCATAGAGACGGTAGACGCCTCATCCCTGTAaacgttcaaggccaggctggatgtggttctgatcaacctgatctagttgaagatgtccctgctcatttcCGGGGggtggggttggactagatgaccttggaaagtcccttccaatattgtatgattctataccCATGGACCTCTGTATTCCTGATCAGGTATctcccaggctgaaaagtcCTAATCCAGGTAGTTCTTCCTCCTAAAGAAGGCTGTCCATACTACTgatccttttgcttttctctgaggTTTTTCCAGTTCTACTATTTAATTTATGAGATGAAGGGATGGGGAATCCAGAACTGCATGTGGTATTCAAGATGCAGGCATGTTACTGGTACCTACAGTGCGTAACAACGTGTTTTGTTCTCTACTCTTTTTCTAAGAATTCCTAACCTTTCACTTGTGGGTGCTGagtgttgggtttttggggggtttgtttggtttcctttttttgccatgACTGGCCACTGGGTTTATATTTTCAGAGATACTCAGTGTGACCTGCAAGGTCTTGTTCCTGGATGGCAGTAGCTAGCTCAACTGCATCACAGCACAGGGAGAAGAGAGGTTCTCTGTTCCTCTTGGGTGTGCTACTTTACACTTATTCACAGGAATTTTCATCTTCCATTTTATCCTCCACTCAGCAGCCAGCACTAACAAATCTTATGGTGTgagtttaaatatatttaagtgACTTCggtggttttcttttgctttaatgGTCTGAACCATGTTGCAGTACAGACAAACGGATTTTGTTCATGTTCTTAACTCTGGAATTATGCTGGGTTACTCTCTTCCCTTGCCTGTTGTATTTTAATATGGCTTATATAGTTATGTTTAAttatgctttattatttttgtgaTGCTTGTATTTATTAAtcaggcttttatttttgtaatgcttGTATCTATTAATCAGGCTTTTATGCAGATATATCCTGCAAATACTCTTTTTCTATACCCTTCTTCATGAATTTATCAATATTTATACAAAAGTAAGCTCTACcacctgctttcttttcctcctcttccctcatTCCTTAAAATGTAGAATATGGTTTGGTGTTGCCCCAGGTAtctttggtttttattcttttatcagtttgtttcatatttcattaGCATCTCTAATTGAAGCTGAACATCTTCCAGTTAGTAGATCTGAGACCCACACTTCCCATTTCGTACACTTTTGAGTATTGCTGCTTCATCACCAgtgttaaatatatttatgaaatCATAAAAGAAAGTCAGTATATTCAAAAGCTAATACTTAGCCAATAAGTTCAGACTTCAGAAAGCTGGAGGCCAGAGCTCATGCATGAGTGCTAAGATAAACATAAATTCTTGCAAAATGGCCTTAAAATAACTGTACTTTTCTCATGGCATTTGTGGCTAACACAGCTGGGTTAGGAACAATTGTCTAGCTTGCAGTTAccctggatttttttccttttcgtTAGACCTTCTAGAattcaaaaattaaaactttattcatttgttttgtttgctttccttttgggTACAGGCTTTTAAGGGGAGGGTGTTGAAGCAGGAGGGAAGgcagttgctttgcttttccttcaagATCAGTTTGTTTTATAAGATatcatttctttcttcctctgaaagTTTGGATTCCCTAGAAATTATATTTGCACGTTTTGGTCTAAAATGTTTAAAGATACAACAAAGCTTAGGAGAAATATTGTCAGTTCAAAAGTCTAACACAGCATATGAAAATCAAGCTCTTTCCTCCTGGTTTATTATATCTATACCGGAATTTAACTTGGAGCTTCTTTGGTGATGCTGGAGCCAGTTTTCCCTCTGCTGATTCTGTTGGCTCTGCCACGTTAGCTGTTTCAGAGATCTGAAACTGTTTTCAGGTTAGCAAGCAAACATGACCTGTACATTAACAAGCGCAAATCTGTTGCATATGGGGATGATGTTTGGGGTTGTTCTCAGGATAGCTCTCGCTAACTCTGTGTGTAACCATATGCAATGCATTGTAAGTTATTGTATGAAACCCCATGAATGCTTGCAAAGGTTTCTATTCACATCGCTATTGACCTGTGTTCCAGGTACAGACGGACGTTGGTATAGATACCAAGCATCAGACACTGCAAGGAGTAGCATTCCCTATTGCTAAA
The sequence above is a segment of the Lathamus discolor isolate bLatDis1 chromosome 1, bLatDis1.hap1, whole genome shotgun sequence genome. Coding sequences within it:
- the TWF1 gene encoding twinfilin-1 isoform X1, translated to MSHQTGIQASGSVKDTFVGARNGQYRLLKIVIDNEQLVVGSSRQPIGSWEKDYDSFVLPLLEDKQPCYILYRLDSRNAQGYEWIFIAWSPDHSPVRQKMLYAATRATLKKEFGGGHIKDEVFGTVQDDVSLNGYKKYLISQSSPAPLTAAEEELRQIKINEVQTDVGIDTKHQTLQGVAFPIAKEAIQALEKLKNKKINYVQLQIDMKNETIILANTLHTELKDLPKRIPKDAARYHFFLYKHAHEGDYLESIVFIYSMPGYTCSIRERMLYSSCKSPLLEIVERQLWMQIIRKIEIDNGDELTADFLYEEVHPKQHAYKQSFAKPKGPAGKRGIRRLIRGPAETETPSD